A stretch of Geomonas oryzisoli DNA encodes these proteins:
- the gatB gene encoding Asp-tRNA(Asn)/Glu-tRNA(Gln) amidotransferase subunit GatB, translated as MKYQVVIGLEVHTQLTTNTKIFCGCSTRFGAEPNSQTCPVCLGFPGALPVLNKQVVENAIRAGLATNCSITQRNVFARKNYFYPDLPKGYQISQFDLPICQHGHLDIEVDGETKRIGITRIHMEEDAGKLVHADIPGVDDSCVDLNRACTPLLEIVSEPDMRSPDEAIAYLKKLHQIVMYLGICDGNLEEGSFRCDANVSLMPVGSTVFGTRAELKNINSFKFIKQAIEYEIERQAEILDDGGKVIQETRLFDPNTGTTRSMRGKEEAHDYRYFPDPDLVPVLIPDQWIEDVRATLPELPEAKRARYVAELGLPEYDAEVLVSSRELAQYYEETVARFPQAKTVSNWVMGEVSRALNEDNNRSITDCPVTPALLADMLKLMEKGTISGKIAKTVFDEMYKTGKAPEKIVEEKGLVQVSDTGAIEAMVDEVLNNNPAQVEQYRGGKETVFGFFVGQVMRASKGKANPAVVNELLLKKLKG; from the coding sequence ATGAAATATCAGGTTGTCATCGGGCTTGAGGTGCACACCCAGCTCACCACCAACACCAAGATCTTCTGCGGCTGTTCGACCCGCTTCGGCGCCGAGCCGAACTCCCAGACCTGCCCGGTCTGCCTCGGCTTCCCCGGCGCACTCCCGGTCCTCAACAAGCAGGTGGTGGAAAACGCCATCCGCGCCGGACTCGCGACCAACTGCTCCATCACCCAGAGAAACGTCTTCGCCAGGAAGAACTACTTCTACCCGGACCTCCCCAAGGGGTACCAGATCAGCCAGTTCGACCTCCCCATCTGCCAGCACGGTCACCTGGACATCGAGGTGGACGGGGAAACGAAGCGGATCGGCATCACCCGCATCCACATGGAGGAGGACGCCGGCAAGCTGGTGCACGCCGACATCCCCGGGGTGGACGATTCCTGCGTCGACCTGAACCGCGCCTGCACGCCCCTTCTGGAGATCGTCTCCGAGCCGGACATGCGCTCGCCGGACGAGGCCATCGCCTACCTCAAGAAGCTGCACCAGATCGTCATGTACCTGGGCATCTGCGACGGCAACCTCGAGGAAGGAAGCTTCCGCTGCGACGCCAACGTGTCGCTCATGCCGGTCGGCTCCACCGTCTTCGGCACCCGCGCGGAGCTTAAGAACATCAACTCCTTCAAGTTCATCAAGCAGGCTATCGAGTACGAGATCGAGCGCCAGGCCGAAATCTTGGACGACGGCGGCAAGGTGATCCAGGAAACCCGCCTCTTCGACCCGAACACCGGCACCACCCGCTCCATGCGCGGCAAGGAGGAGGCCCACGACTACCGCTACTTCCCGGACCCGGACCTCGTTCCGGTGTTGATCCCGGACCAGTGGATCGAGGACGTGCGCGCCACGCTGCCGGAACTGCCTGAGGCTAAGCGCGCCCGCTATGTCGCGGAACTGGGGCTTCCCGAGTACGACGCCGAGGTGCTGGTATCGAGCCGCGAACTGGCGCAGTACTACGAGGAGACCGTCGCCCGCTTCCCGCAGGCGAAGACGGTTTCCAACTGGGTCATGGGGGAGGTCTCCCGCGCCCTCAACGAGGACAACAACCGCTCAATCACCGACTGTCCGGTGACCCCGGCGCTGTTGGCCGACATGTTGAAACTGATGGAGAAAGGAACCATCTCCGGCAAGATCGCCAAGACCGTGTTCGACGAGATGTACAAGACGGGCAAGGCGCCGGAGAAGATCGTCGAAGAGAAGGGGCTGGTGCAGGTATCGGACACCGGCGCCATCGAGGCGATGGTGGACGAAGTATTAAACAACAACCCGGCCCAGGTCGAACAGTACCGTGGCGGCAAGGAGACCGTTTTCGGCTTCTTCGTCGGCCAGGTCATGCGCGCCTCCAAAGGGAAGGCCAACCCCGCGGTCGTGAACGAGCTTCTGCTGAAGAAGTTGAAGGGATAA
- a CDS encoding fibronectin type III domain-containing protein, whose amino-acid sequence MRRFLPPLFLVASLALVPGCGKRGQLIPPEALVPAPITTLAAPQKGGEFQVSWTGPGKQEKGGKLEDLAGFLLFRRNVLPPAEDCEECPSAYKQLVRVDLELPEGVRQVGSLWIYDDFDLKKGQTYQYKVRSFTKSGAQSKDSNKVRRTAVTPPLPPVLEAAGSPNEVTLNFVGLPPEQGSAAGYNVYRSKKGEPMPLAPLNKAPLTGNTFQDQEVILGKTYSYAVTSVATVDGQTVESAPSNVVDAGLVLPD is encoded by the coding sequence GTGCGTAGATTCCTGCCCCCCCTGTTCCTGGTCGCGTCGCTCGCGCTTGTGCCGGGGTGCGGCAAGAGAGGACAACTGATTCCCCCCGAGGCGCTGGTCCCGGCGCCGATCACCACGCTGGCCGCTCCCCAGAAGGGGGGCGAATTCCAGGTAAGCTGGACCGGCCCGGGGAAGCAGGAAAAGGGAGGCAAGCTGGAAGACCTGGCGGGGTTCCTGCTTTTCCGGCGCAACGTGCTTCCGCCGGCTGAGGACTGCGAGGAGTGCCCGAGCGCGTACAAGCAGTTGGTGCGGGTCGATCTCGAGCTCCCCGAAGGTGTGCGCCAGGTGGGGAGCCTCTGGATCTACGACGACTTCGACCTCAAGAAGGGTCAGACCTACCAGTACAAGGTGCGCTCCTTCACCAAAAGCGGCGCGCAGAGCAAGGATTCCAACAAGGTGCGGCGTACGGCGGTCACCCCTCCCCTCCCCCCGGTGCTGGAGGCGGCGGGCTCGCCCAACGAGGTGACACTGAACTTCGTGGGGCTTCCTCCGGAACAGGGAAGCGCTGCCGGCTACAACGTGTACCGGAGCAAAAAGGGAGAGCCGATGCCGCTCGCCCCGCTCAACAAGGCGCCGCTGACCGGCAACACCTTCCAGGACCAGGAAGTGATCCTGGGAAAAACCTACAGCTACGCCGTGACCAGCGTCGCCACCGTCGACGGCCAGACCGTCGAAAGCGCGCCGTCCAACGTCGTCGATGCGGGGCTGGTGCTCCCGGACTAG
- the gatC gene encoding Asp-tRNA(Asn)/Glu-tRNA(Gln) amidotransferase subunit GatC, giving the protein MKITRSEVEHVARLARLELSDSELDTFTGQMDGILAYVEKLNALDTEGIVPTSHAVPMENAFRPDQPADSIGVEAALANAPQRAESFFRVPKVIE; this is encoded by the coding sequence ATGAAGATCACGAGAAGTGAGGTGGAGCACGTAGCCAGGCTGGCCCGACTGGAGCTTTCCGACAGCGAGCTGGACACCTTCACCGGACAGATGGACGGCATCCTCGCCTACGTCGAGAAGCTGAACGCACTGGATACCGAGGGGATCGTACCGACCTCGCACGCGGTGCCGATGGAAAACGCCTTCCGCCCCGACCAGCCCGCCGACTCGATCGGCGTGGAAGCCGCCCTCGCCAACGCGCCGCAGCGCGCGGAGAGCTTTTTCAGGGTGCCGAAGGTAATAGAATAG
- the ybgC gene encoding tol-pal system-associated acyl-CoA thioesterase — protein MEVRIYYEDTDAGGVVYHSNYISYMERARTEFLRTHGLSVREMHDMGIIFPVVHIDASFRAPARLDDLLVVRTQIATLKNSSFTVAQQVVRKEDDKLLVEAKVTLACVSPEMKARRLPNEIRELFTRLLEENG, from the coding sequence TTGGAAGTACGTATTTACTACGAAGACACCGACGCAGGCGGGGTGGTGTACCACTCCAACTACATAAGCTACATGGAAAGGGCGAGGACGGAGTTTCTCAGGACGCACGGGCTATCGGTCCGCGAGATGCACGACATGGGGATCATCTTCCCGGTAGTCCACATCGACGCCAGCTTCCGCGCACCGGCGCGGCTGGACGACCTGCTGGTGGTGCGCACCCAGATCGCGACGCTGAAGAACAGCTCGTTCACGGTGGCGCAGCAGGTGGTGAGAAAGGAAGACGACAAGTTGCTGGTGGAGGCCAAGGTGACGCTGGCCTGCGTGAGTCCGGAGATGAAGGCCCGACGCCTGCCCAACGAGATCAGGGAGTTGTTCACCAGGTTGTTGGAGGAGAACGGCTAG
- the lspA gene encoding signal peptidase II: protein MKPKYIILAAVSALVLVLDQLSKLYIDRTMTLHSSYPVIEGLFNITYLRNKGAAFGILATSSYRLPFFLLVSSIAVIVILVAVGKLRDDQTLNVASLSLIFSGALGNMIDRVRLGEVIDFLDVHWKGHHWPAFNIADSAICVGVFILAIDMILEERREKKNPPTQDAH, encoded by the coding sequence ATGAAACCAAAATACATCATCCTCGCGGCGGTATCGGCGCTGGTACTGGTGCTGGACCAGTTGAGCAAGCTCTACATCGACAGGACCATGACCCTGCACAGCTCCTATCCCGTCATAGAGGGGCTCTTCAACATCACCTATCTGCGCAACAAGGGGGCCGCCTTCGGCATCCTGGCCACTTCGAGCTACCGGCTTCCGTTCTTCCTGCTGGTCTCGAGCATCGCGGTCATCGTGATCCTGGTGGCGGTCGGCAAGCTGCGGGACGACCAGACCCTGAACGTCGCCTCTTTGTCGCTGATCTTCTCGGGAGCGCTCGGCAACATGATCGACCGGGTCCGTCTGGGCGAGGTCATCGACTTCCTCGATGTGCATTGGAAGGGGCATCACTGGCCCGCCTTCAACATCGCCGACTCCGCCATCTGCGTCGGCGTCTTCATCCTGGCCATCGACATGATCCTCGAGGAGCGCAGGGAAAAGAAGAACCCGCCCACTCAGGACGCACACTGA
- the mtnA gene encoding S-methyl-5-thioribose-1-phosphate isomerase — protein sequence MSFRTIEWRDNKVIMIDQTRLPAEEVYNEYTDFKGVAEAIRGMVVRGAPAIGIAAAMGVAIGAREIIADSFDTFYRQLENVCDVLGRTRPTAVNLFWGLERMKRVALQHKELDLNSIREILKAEAISIEAEDLAICKEIGRHGAALVKEGASILTHCNAGGLATAGYGTALGVIRGAHEAGKNIRVFADETRPWLQGARLTAWELMKDSIPVTLISDNMAGWLMKSGQIDFCVVGADRIAANGDTANKIGTYSVAVLAKENRIPFYVAAPISTLDLKLANGDQIPIEERSPEEVTKVQGVTIAPEGVKVRNPAFDVTPARYITGIITEKGVVRGDYERELKALVGL from the coding sequence ATGTCTTTCAGAACCATTGAGTGGCGCGACAACAAGGTGATCATGATAGACCAGACCCGGCTCCCGGCCGAGGAGGTCTACAACGAGTACACGGACTTCAAAGGGGTCGCCGAGGCCATCCGCGGCATGGTCGTCCGTGGCGCACCGGCCATAGGCATCGCCGCCGCCATGGGTGTCGCTATCGGCGCACGCGAGATCATCGCCGACAGCTTCGACACCTTCTACCGCCAACTCGAAAACGTCTGCGACGTCCTGGGCCGCACCCGCCCCACCGCGGTCAACCTGTTCTGGGGACTGGAGCGGATGAAACGGGTGGCGCTGCAGCACAAGGAACTCGACCTCAACTCGATCCGCGAAATCCTGAAGGCTGAAGCGATCAGCATCGAGGCGGAAGACCTCGCCATCTGCAAGGAGATCGGCCGCCACGGCGCCGCACTGGTCAAGGAGGGAGCCTCCATCCTCACCCACTGCAACGCAGGGGGCTTAGCCACCGCCGGCTACGGCACCGCGCTGGGCGTCATCCGCGGCGCGCACGAGGCGGGCAAAAACATCCGCGTCTTCGCGGACGAAACCCGTCCCTGGCTCCAGGGCGCGCGCCTCACCGCCTGGGAACTGATGAAGGATTCCATCCCGGTGACCCTCATCTCCGACAACATGGCCGGCTGGCTCATGAAAAGCGGACAGATCGACTTCTGCGTAGTCGGCGCCGACCGCATCGCGGCCAACGGCGACACCGCCAACAAGATCGGCACCTACTCCGTCGCGGTCCTCGCCAAGGAGAACCGGATCCCGTTCTACGTGGCCGCACCGATCTCCACCCTGGATCTGAAGCTCGCCAACGGCGACCAGATCCCCATCGAGGAGCGCAGCCCCGAAGAGGTGACCAAGGTGCAGGGCGTCACCATCGCACCGGAAGGCGTCAAGGTCAGAAACCCCGCCTTCGATGTCACCCCCGCCCGCTACATCACCGGCATCATCACTGAAAAAGGGGTGGTGCGCGGCGACTACGAGAGGGAGCTGAAGGCACTGGTCGGACTATGA
- the gatA gene encoding Asp-tRNA(Asn)/Glu-tRNA(Gln) amidotransferase subunit GatA gives MEIFDLTIHELHEKLKAKEVSSVEATRAMLDRIEAVDGQVNAYITVTPEQALVEAEAADKRIAAGDIAPLTGIPVGLKDIFITKGIRTTCGSRILENFVPPYDGTAVAKLKEQGAVIVGKLNQDEFAMGSSNESSYFGPVKNPWNLECTPGGSSGGSAAAIAARTATATLGTDTGGSIRQPASHCSCVGLKPTYGRVSRYGVIAYASSLDQVGPLTRDVTDAALLLGAVAGHDPKDSTSVNTPVPDYVAGLATGVKGLKIGLPKQYFIEGLDPDVKRAMDEAIALYKSLGAEMREVSLPHTEYAVATYYLIATAEASSNLARYDGVRFGHRAEDARGLKEMFAKTRAEGFGSEVKRRIMLGTYALSSGYYDAYYVKAQKVRTLIMQDFLNAFNEVDVLLTPIAPTPPFKIGEKLADPLQMYLSDIFTIPVNLAGTCGISIPAGFSAAGLPIGLQLIGKPFGEATILSTAYAFEKETQWHLKKAPL, from the coding sequence ATGGAAATTTTCGACCTTACCATACACGAGCTGCACGAGAAGCTTAAGGCGAAGGAGGTCTCCTCCGTCGAGGCGACCCGCGCCATGCTGGATCGCATCGAGGCGGTTGACGGCCAGGTGAACGCCTACATCACGGTCACCCCGGAGCAGGCACTGGTCGAGGCGGAAGCGGCAGACAAGCGCATCGCCGCCGGCGACATCGCCCCCTTGACCGGCATTCCCGTCGGCCTCAAGGACATCTTCATCACCAAGGGGATCCGCACCACCTGCGGCTCCCGCATCCTGGAAAACTTCGTCCCCCCCTACGACGGCACCGCGGTCGCCAAGCTCAAGGAGCAGGGCGCAGTCATCGTGGGCAAGCTGAACCAGGACGAGTTCGCCATGGGAAGCTCCAACGAGTCCTCCTACTTCGGGCCGGTGAAGAACCCCTGGAACCTCGAGTGCACCCCGGGCGGCTCCTCCGGCGGTTCCGCCGCCGCCATCGCCGCGCGCACCGCGACCGCGACCCTCGGCACCGACACCGGCGGCTCCATCCGCCAGCCCGCTTCGCACTGCTCCTGTGTCGGTTTGAAGCCCACCTACGGCCGCGTCTCCCGCTACGGCGTGATCGCCTACGCCTCGTCCTTGGACCAGGTCGGGCCGCTCACCCGTGACGTCACCGACGCCGCGCTCCTTTTGGGTGCCGTTGCCGGGCACGACCCCAAAGACTCCACCTCGGTCAACACCCCGGTCCCCGACTACGTCGCCGGGCTTGCCACGGGCGTCAAGGGGCTGAAGATCGGTCTCCCGAAGCAGTACTTCATCGAGGGTCTCGACCCCGACGTGAAGCGCGCCATGGACGAGGCGATCGCCCTCTACAAGAGCCTGGGCGCCGAGATGCGCGAGGTGAGCCTGCCGCACACCGAATACGCCGTCGCCACCTACTACCTGATCGCCACCGCCGAGGCGAGCTCCAACCTGGCACGCTACGACGGCGTCCGCTTCGGGCACCGCGCCGAGGACGCGCGCGGCCTGAAGGAGATGTTCGCCAAGACCCGCGCCGAGGGCTTCGGCTCCGAGGTGAAGAGAAGGATCATGCTCGGGACCTACGCCCTCTCCTCCGGCTACTATGACGCCTACTACGTCAAGGCCCAGAAGGTCAGGACCCTGATCATGCAGGATTTCCTGAACGCCTTCAACGAGGTGGACGTACTCTTGACCCCGATCGCGCCGACGCCCCCCTTCAAGATCGGGGAGAAACTGGCCGACCCGCTGCAGATGTACCTTTCCGACATCTTCACCATTCCGGTGAACCTGGCGGGCACCTGCGGCATCAGCATCCCGGCCGGTTTCAGCGCCGCCGGTCTTCCCATCGGCCTGCAGCTGATCGGCAAGCCGTTCGGTGAAGCCACCATCCTCTCCACCGCCTACGCGTTCGAGAAGGAGACCCAGTGGCACCTGAAGAAGGCGCCGCTTTAG
- the glnE gene encoding bifunctional [glutamate--ammonia ligase]-adenylyl-L-tyrosine phosphorylase/[glutamate--ammonia-ligase] adenylyltransferase, with protein MSRLADLAALLLSALSEPDKADLSHQLEQVGFSYGARSVENLRLLSEMLPGERLVELALAALATPLPDMALNGFERISTVVPREVLLEICSRRAVTIQLMNICGSSPFLTNIICRDPSYLRRLFIEREIMQRRSEDEMLQALRDRVPTGTSYADLFSCLRRFKYAEMLRIAARDLNGLATLEEVTGELSALAAATLQLAYEAAFTQLVQEHGTPMENSPDGLIPAEFTIIGMGKFGGRELNFSSDIDLIYFYSSDKGECTGIPDGRGGFKNKLSLHTFFVKLAEMVSRAISQVTEDGFVFRVDMGLRPDGKAGDLASSMRSAEVYYEAWGQSWERAAMMKARPVAGSIELGQRILAALTPFIYRRYLDYNLIEDMMAMKKKIDASLARNQEGEINIKLGRGGIREIEFFIQALQLVYAGKNPHLRERNSLKALQTLYQARIIKEADCTALSDAYRFLRTVEHRIQVVQERQTHALPRKDEEMHALARRCGYLRKDGLHRFRETLEGHRRAVSAIYGDLFLSRDEKIKEEVLPEVHFFFDHNADPDLIKDMLEERHFEHPDAAYQNLLVLRDGPAKVNLTEQGRRTLEKIAPLFLQEVFHSPDPDLALANLERFLSSQRTRSSIYALLAENRDILKLLTSMFGMSEFLSKIFIGHPELLDSMTTRGYAYLQKERAAMAKELDGFITQADGFEEQLDAMRSYRHEEFLRIGMNDIYGKMKQPEVAQQLTDLADVTLAAACCIATGELARFGRPIVVEEDGTRHQAAFAIVAMGKLGGFELNYHSDLDIIYIYDGQGFTDGEKSITNREYFAKLGQKIILVLTTQTREGYAYKIDTRLRPSGNAGPLVTSLESFQSYHATEAQIWERQALTKARVTYGDPRLKEKVEQVIEQTVYGASADDNVRKEIHRLRMRMENELAKESTGSYNIKTGRGGMVDVEFIIQFLQLKYGCEHREIRSCNSLEALDAMRMLGIVSEPDYQSLAEGYRFLRRLENRLRIIHDYSMNDLGGPLKYLNKLARRLGYDPMLKNPGQALMADYERVTEAVREVYGRILGEENTKGN; from the coding sequence ATGAGCCGCCTCGCCGACCTCGCCGCGCTGCTGCTGTCCGCGCTCTCCGAGCCGGACAAAGCTGATCTGTCCCACCAGTTGGAACAGGTCGGCTTCAGCTATGGCGCACGGTCGGTGGAAAACCTGCGGCTCCTCTCCGAGATGCTGCCCGGCGAGCGCCTGGTCGAACTGGCGCTCGCCGCACTCGCCACCCCGCTTCCCGATATGGCGCTGAACGGCTTCGAACGTATCAGCACCGTGGTGCCGCGCGAGGTCCTGCTGGAGATCTGCTCCCGCCGCGCAGTCACCATCCAGCTGATGAACATCTGCGGCTCCTCCCCTTTCCTCACCAACATCATCTGCCGGGACCCTTCTTACCTGCGGCGTCTCTTCATCGAGCGCGAGATCATGCAGCGCCGCAGCGAGGACGAGATGCTGCAGGCCCTGCGCGACCGCGTCCCGACAGGCACCAGCTACGCCGATCTCTTCTCCTGCCTGCGCCGCTTCAAGTACGCGGAGATGCTGCGCATCGCCGCACGGGACCTGAACGGTCTGGCCACCCTGGAGGAGGTCACCGGCGAACTGTCGGCACTGGCCGCGGCCACGCTGCAACTAGCCTACGAGGCCGCCTTCACCCAACTGGTGCAAGAGCACGGCACGCCGATGGAAAACAGCCCCGACGGGTTGATCCCCGCGGAATTCACCATCATCGGCATGGGCAAGTTCGGCGGCAGGGAGCTCAACTTCTCCTCCGACATCGACCTGATCTACTTCTACTCCTCCGACAAGGGCGAGTGCACCGGCATCCCGGACGGCCGCGGCGGGTTCAAGAACAAGCTCTCGCTGCACACCTTCTTCGTCAAGCTCGCGGAAATGGTGAGCCGCGCCATCTCCCAGGTCACCGAGGACGGTTTCGTGTTCCGGGTCGACATGGGGCTGCGGCCCGACGGCAAGGCCGGGGACCTCGCCAGCTCCATGCGCTCCGCCGAGGTGTACTACGAGGCCTGGGGCCAGTCCTGGGAACGCGCCGCCATGATGAAGGCCCGCCCCGTCGCGGGCTCCATCGAGCTGGGCCAGCGGATCCTCGCCGCGCTCACCCCGTTCATCTACCGCCGCTACCTCGATTACAACCTGATCGAGGACATGATGGCGATGAAGAAGAAGATCGACGCATCCCTGGCCAGGAACCAGGAAGGGGAGATCAACATCAAGCTCGGCCGCGGCGGCATCAGGGAGATCGAGTTCTTCATCCAGGCGCTGCAACTGGTCTACGCCGGCAAGAACCCGCACCTGCGCGAGCGCAATTCGCTCAAGGCCCTGCAGACCCTCTACCAGGCGCGCATCATCAAGGAAGCCGACTGCACCGCCCTTTCCGACGCCTACCGCTTCCTGCGTACCGTCGAGCACCGGATCCAGGTGGTGCAGGAGAGACAGACCCACGCCCTGCCCAGAAAGGACGAGGAAATGCACGCGTTGGCGCGCCGCTGCGGCTACCTCAGGAAGGACGGGTTGCACCGGTTCCGGGAGACACTGGAAGGGCACCGGCGCGCCGTCTCCGCCATCTACGGCGACCTCTTCCTGTCGCGCGACGAGAAGATCAAGGAGGAGGTGCTCCCCGAGGTGCACTTCTTCTTCGACCACAACGCCGACCCGGACCTCATCAAGGACATGCTCGAGGAGCGCCACTTCGAGCACCCCGATGCCGCCTACCAGAATCTCCTGGTGCTGCGCGACGGCCCCGCCAAGGTGAACCTGACCGAACAGGGCAGACGCACCCTGGAGAAGATCGCCCCCCTGTTCCTGCAGGAGGTCTTCCACAGCCCCGACCCCGACCTGGCACTCGCGAACCTGGAACGCTTCCTCTCCTCGCAGAGAACCCGCTCCTCCATCTACGCTTTGCTTGCCGAAAACCGCGACATCCTGAAGCTCCTCACCTCCATGTTCGGCATGTCCGAGTTCCTGTCCAAGATCTTCATCGGCCACCCGGAACTTTTGGACAGCATGACCACGCGCGGCTACGCCTATCTGCAGAAGGAGCGGGCCGCCATGGCCAAGGAGCTGGACGGTTTCATCACCCAGGCCGACGGATTCGAGGAGCAACTGGACGCGATGCGGAGCTACCGCCACGAGGAGTTCCTGCGCATCGGCATGAACGACATCTACGGCAAGATGAAGCAGCCCGAGGTGGCGCAGCAGCTAACCGACCTGGCCGACGTGACCCTGGCCGCGGCCTGCTGCATAGCGACCGGAGAGCTGGCCCGTTTCGGCCGCCCCATCGTCGTCGAGGAGGACGGCACCAGGCATCAGGCCGCATTCGCCATCGTCGCCATGGGTAAACTGGGCGGTTTCGAGCTGAACTACCACTCCGACCTGGACATCATCTACATCTACGACGGGCAGGGGTTCACCGACGGGGAGAAGAGCATCACCAACCGCGAGTACTTCGCGAAACTCGGACAGAAGATCATCCTGGTGCTGACCACCCAGACCCGCGAGGGGTACGCCTACAAGATCGACACCAGGCTGCGTCCTTCGGGGAATGCCGGCCCCCTGGTCACGTCCCTGGAATCCTTCCAGAGCTACCACGCCACCGAGGCACAGATCTGGGAGCGCCAGGCGCTCACCAAGGCGCGGGTGACCTACGGCGACCCGCGGCTGAAGGAAAAGGTGGAGCAGGTCATCGAGCAGACGGTTTACGGCGCCAGCGCCGATGATAACGTGCGCAAGGAGATCCACCGGCTCAGGATGCGCATGGAGAACGAGCTCGCCAAGGAATCGACCGGGAGCTACAACATCAAGACCGGTCGCGGCGGCATGGTCGATGTCGAGTTCATCATCCAGTTCCTGCAATTGAAGTACGGCTGCGAGCACCGCGAGATCCGCAGTTGCAACTCACTGGAAGCCCTCGATGCCATGCGCATGCTCGGCATCGTTTCCGAGCCGGATTACCAATCGCTTGCCGAAGGGTACCGCTTCCTGCGCCGCCTCGAGAACCGGCTGAGGATCATCCACGACTACTCGATGAACGACCTGGGCGGGCCGCTCAAATACCTGAACAAGCTCGCGAGGAGGCTCGGCTACGACCCCATGTTGAAGAACCCCGGACAGGCGCTCATGGCGGATTACGAGCGGGTGACCGAGGCCGTGCGCGAGGTGTACGGCAGGATTCTGGGCGAGGAAAACACCAAAGGCAATTAA